In Ktedonobacterales bacterium, a single window of DNA contains:
- a CDS encoding RecQ family ATP-dependent DNA helicase, whose amino-acid sequence MGDGTRTDAPAAGGEPAAGVEAADTDAAEGAAEQEELTDVPLDLTDLALDELPVDLCLALARARFRRGEIEEAQRALESACIVAYDNVSLADQCAEACLELGQLERARAILEARLAKSDAVMGYRLYAQLLLILGQQDTATTLCQQLRETHSGQITAWNIIGDVALACTDLETAQDAYAEILRRSPTSTSGLLGMARYHAAIGDEEAARRELAGIFAAYGDHPSRWALHNAREIAERLGDEDWLAELDARLADLARREDQRLAERLRLARQGQLQRAAPPPPKAALKKRESTLVIRPEESDDIPEPPEPAELATEAPPELLEALRDHFGYESFRPGQIDVIQAALAGEDSLALMPTGAGKSLCYQLPAMLLPGATVLISPLIALMRDQVQNLPETMRAHTAFINSELDTSEQERRLRELAEGRLKLVYVAPERLRQPAFIHALRRARVSLFVIDEAHCISQWGHDFRPDYLFIPKALRAMAEQAQDGAGALPILALTATATPDMRQEIGGALGRRLRVITTGVFRPNLRYEVEHLESQEDKLRALAALCAETGGPGIVYARSRESCEKLAYFLRQQGIKAAHYHAGMNTDERTQAQNAFMSGQTRVIVATVAFGMGIDKADVRFIIHYNLPNSLEAYCQESGRAGRDGRPARCVLFYSGGDKSQLSRWLRQDTLDLPFLRAVYGEIRRQMGAGGKLGLVASAELERAINTLMQTSEREASDTMVRVSISLLERGGLLTRHFDAPRAASVTWHGVNDQQPPELAAFIKAADLISQKPPSVDLLALAAQLDLRPGELEERLLAWRDVGLLDYRANQRQMLIELLPAPPDATQRLQDLLDTLQEQREAQIARLASYARSTMCRHKTIARHFAEAMTRSCGVCDRCAPAHPSNRPGKTSRAARRQRSGSDADLGAGEQTILLCLLSLPVGVGKTGLARILTGSIAAPLSGKRSAYYGRLATLSTSRIEKMAQGMLDAGYLQRDERSEYNVLTVTAQGRALLDDA is encoded by the coding sequence ATGGGAGATGGAACACGGACTGACGCGCCCGCAGCCGGAGGCGAACCCGCAGCCGGTGTGGAGGCCGCCGATACGGATGCGGCTGAAGGCGCTGCCGAGCAAGAAGAACTCACTGACGTTCCCCTTGATCTGACTGACCTCGCGCTGGACGAACTCCCCGTTGACCTGTGCCTCGCGCTGGCTCGCGCGCGCTTTCGCCGGGGAGAGATTGAGGAAGCGCAGCGCGCGCTGGAAAGCGCCTGCATCGTCGCCTATGATAACGTTTCGCTTGCCGATCAGTGCGCCGAGGCGTGCCTGGAACTGGGCCAGCTAGAACGGGCGCGCGCCATTCTGGAGGCACGGCTGGCAAAGAGTGACGCCGTGATGGGCTATCGCCTGTACGCGCAGCTTTTGCTGATCCTGGGTCAGCAAGATACGGCCACCACGCTTTGCCAGCAGCTACGCGAAACGCACAGCGGGCAGATCACCGCCTGGAATATCATTGGCGACGTGGCGCTGGCCTGCACCGATCTGGAAACCGCCCAGGACGCCTATGCTGAGATTCTGCGCCGCTCGCCAACCAGCACCAGCGGTCTGCTGGGCATGGCGCGCTACCACGCCGCCATCGGCGATGAAGAGGCCGCGCGCCGCGAACTGGCGGGCATCTTTGCCGCTTATGGCGATCATCCCTCGCGCTGGGCGCTGCACAATGCCCGCGAGATTGCTGAACGGCTGGGCGATGAGGATTGGCTGGCGGAACTGGATGCCCGGCTGGCAGATCTCGCCAGGCGCGAAGATCAGCGGCTGGCAGAGCGGCTGCGTCTGGCGCGTCAGGGCCAATTGCAGCGCGCCGCGCCGCCGCCCCCGAAAGCCGCGCTCAAAAAGCGCGAATCTACACTCGTCATCCGGCCCGAAGAATCAGACGACATCCCTGAGCCACCAGAGCCAGCAGAGCTTGCCACCGAAGCGCCGCCGGAACTGCTGGAGGCGCTGCGCGATCACTTCGGCTATGAAAGCTTCCGGCCAGGGCAGATTGACGTTATTCAAGCGGCGCTGGCTGGCGAAGACTCGCTGGCGCTGATGCCCACTGGCGCAGGCAAATCGCTCTGCTATCAACTGCCCGCTATGCTCTTGCCCGGCGCGACGGTCTTGATTTCGCCGCTGATCGCCTTGATGCGCGATCAGGTGCAAAATCTGCCGGAAACGATGCGCGCACACACGGCCTTTATCAACAGCGAACTGGACACGTCAGAGCAGGAGCGCCGCTTGCGCGAACTGGCCGAAGGCAGGCTGAAGCTGGTCTATGTCGCGCCCGAACGGCTGCGCCAGCCAGCCTTTATTCACGCCCTGCGCCGGGCGCGCGTCTCGCTCTTTGTGATTGATGAGGCGCACTGCATCTCGCAATGGGGCCACGACTTTCGCCCCGACTATCTCTTCATCCCCAAGGCGCTGCGCGCGATGGCCGAGCAGGCGCAGGATGGCGCGGGCGCGCTACCTATCCTGGCGCTGACAGCCACCGCCACGCCGGATATGCGCCAGGAGATTGGCGGCGCGCTGGGTCGGCGGCTGCGCGTGATCACCACCGGAGTCTTCCGGCCCAATCTGCGCTACGAAGTCGAGCATCTGGAGAGCCAGGAAGATAAGCTGCGCGCCCTGGCCGCGCTCTGCGCCGAGACGGGCGGCCCCGGCATCGTCTACGCACGCTCCCGCGAAAGCTGCGAGAAGCTGGCCTATTTTCTGCGCCAGCAGGGCATCAAAGCCGCGCATTATCACGCGGGCATGAACACCGACGAACGCACCCAGGCGCAAAACGCATTTATGAGCGGGCAGACGCGAGTCATCGTGGCAACCGTCGCGTTTGGCATGGGCATTGACAAAGCCGACGTGCGCTTTATCATCCATTACAATCTGCCCAACTCGCTGGAAGCCTACTGCCAGGAGTCGGGGCGCGCCGGGCGCGATGGTCGTCCGGCGCGCTGCGTGCTGTTTTATTCCGGCGGCGATAAGAGCCAGTTGAGCCGCTGGCTGCGCCAGGATACGCTTGACCTGCCCTTCCTGCGCGCCGTCTATGGCGAGATCAGGCGGCAGATGGGCGCGGGCGGCAAGTTGGGTCTTGTCGCCTCGGCTGAACTGGAACGCGCCATCAATACGCTGATGCAGACGAGCGAGCGCGAGGCCAGCGATACGATGGTGCGCGTGAGCATCAGCCTGCTCGAACGCGGCGGCCTGCTGACACGCCACTTTGACGCTCCCCGCGCGGCTTCCGTCACCTGGCATGGCGTAAACGACCAGCAGCCGCCCGAACTCGCCGCCTTCATCAAAGCCGCCGACCTGATCTCGCAGAAGCCGCCGAGCGTCGATCTGCTCGCGCTGGCTGCGCAGCTTGATCTGCGCCCCGGCGAACTCGAAGAGCGGCTGCTCGCCTGGCGCGACGTGGGCCTGCTGGATTACCGCGCCAATCAGCGGCAGATGCTCATAGAACTGCTGCCCGCGCCGCCCGACGCGACCCAGCGCCTGCAAGATTTGCTCGATACCCTTCAGGAGCAGCGCGAGGCCCAGATCGCGCGTCTCGCCAGCTACGCGCGCAGTACGATGTGCCGCCATAAGACTATCGCGCGCCACTTCGCCGAAGCGATGACCCGCTCCTGCGGCGTCTGTGATCGCTGCGCCCCGGCGCACCCGTCCAATCGCCCAGGCAAAACCAGCAGAGCAGCCCGCCGCCAGCGCAGCGGCAGCGACGCCGACCTGGGGGCCGGCGAACAGACCATCTTGCTCTGCCTGCTCAGCCTGCCTGTTGGCGTGGGCAAAACCGGCCTGGCGCG
- a CDS encoding HNH endonuclease has translation MSKAYISKALRLRVSEQARFRCGYCLTQEELTGTPMEIDHIIPESLAGRTEDENLWLACKLCNDYKGDRVAALDQATDEIVPLFNPRQQRWSEHFAWTPTGETIVGLTAVGRVTIELLNLNRESLVRARRRWVEAGWHPPKD, from the coding sequence ATGAGCAAAGCCTACATCTCTAAGGCGCTGCGTCTTCGAGTATCTGAGCAGGCGCGCTTTCGCTGCGGCTACTGTTTGACGCAAGAAGAGCTTACTGGTACGCCTATGGAAATAGATCACATCATCCCAGAATCCCTGGCTGGGCGAACCGAGGATGAGAATCTTTGGCTTGCCTGTAAACTGTGCAATGATTATAAGGGTGATCGAGTTGCCGCACTTGATCAGGCCACTGACGAGATCGTACCCCTCTTCAATCCCCGGCAGCAACGCTGGAGTGAACATTTTGCCTGGACACCAACGGGAGAAACCATCGTTGGTCTTACCGCAGTAGGCCGGGTAACAATTGAATTATTGAATCTGAATCGAGAAAGCCTGGTCAGGGCGCGCCGAAGGTGGGTAGAGGCAGGCTGGCATCCCCCCAAAGACTGA
- a CDS encoding type II toxin-antitoxin system prevent-host-death family antitoxin → MSESQPITEVIQASEARQQWSQLLNKVFRGEMRVLVEKSGIPVAAIISAEDLKRLKQLEAERAERFAILDEIQEAFKDVPTAELEREVAKAIHEVREEGRADERDQHPLI, encoded by the coding sequence ATGAGCGAAAGCCAACCTATCACTGAGGTTATCCAGGCATCCGAGGCCCGGCAGCAGTGGAGCCAGCTTCTTAACAAGGTGTTTCGCGGGGAAATGCGGGTACTCGTTGAGAAAAGTGGCATCCCAGTTGCCGCCATTATCTCTGCTGAAGACCTCAAGCGGCTGAAGCAGTTGGAAGCTGAGCGGGCAGAGCGATTTGCTATTCTCGATGAGATACAAGAAGCGTTTAAGGATGTGCCAACGGCTGAGCTTGAGCGCGAGGTGGCAAAGGCGATCCATGAGGTGCGAGAGGAAGGTCGCGCAGATGAGCGCGATCAGCATCCTTTGATCTGA
- a CDS encoding GYD domain-containing protein has translation MSSYVVLARWTDQGIKGVKETVRRAHQFRADCERRGIRVHDLFWTQGRYDVAVILEAPDEQALMAETLALGSLGNARTETLRAFTDVEMEGILRKL, from the coding sequence ATGTCAAGCTACGTGGTTCTCGCCAGGTGGACGGACCAGGGAATCAAGGGAGTCAAAGAAACCGTTCGACGCGCTCACCAATTCCGCGCTGATTGTGAACGTCGCGGCATCAGAGTGCATGACCTCTTTTGGACTCAGGGGCGCTATGATGTCGCTGTGATCCTTGAGGCGCCCGATGAACAGGCGCTGATGGCAGAGACGCTTGCCCTGGGGAGCCTGGGCAATGCGCGCACCGAGACGCTGCGGGCGTTCACCGACGTTGAAATGGAGGGCATCCTGCGCAAGTTGTAG